DNA from Laspinema palackyanum D2c:
CAAATAGGTTTTCATAAAAAAAAGGACAGGGTATTCCCCTGTCCTTTTTGGCACGCTTTGCAATGTTATAAAGCGTTCCCCAGTGTTATGAGGTAAATTTTATAGGAGTGCGAGCATCTTGCTCGCTATTAAGACAAGCGAGCAAGATGCTCGCACTCCTATAAATATCTATATCCCCCCAAGTCTGGGAACCGCTATAAAGTTCTAATTCCTTTTAATTTGGTCCAACAAATCATAAAACGGCTGCCAATTATCTTCCTGAGCGATCGGTTCCCAAACCGCCTCAATTTTAGGCCGGAGTATCACCGTTTCTGGATTGTATTTAGCCATCCGTTCTCGCATTAACTCTAAATCCGCTGTTCCCACAAACTGCAATAAATGGAAATAGGCTTGTTGCCAAGATGCGAACAGTTCTGACTCGGTTTCCAGAGTGCCAAAAATGCAGTCACTGTTTTCCCTCCACTCCGGACAAAACTGCTGTCTGAGTTGCCAAAAGAATTCCGGATACTCCACCTGAGACTCCGCCAAAAGTTGCAAAGTTAATTGCACCAACTCCGTTGCTGCCTCTTCTGGCATTTCTTTCCCAAATCCCAACTTACTCAGCATCAGTTGGCGATATTCTCGGTTATAATGGTCGTAATATTCTTCTAAAGCGGCTTCCATGTCCGCCTCATCAATCACAGCCTTTAAAGGCACTTGCAACATTTGCAGGTTCCAGCGACAGATGGCGGGTTGATTGCCGTAACTGTAGCGCCCATAATAGTCAAAATAGGCGGCTGTAAACTTTAAATTGTAAGTTGGAATAAAGGCAAAAGGTCCATAATCGAAACTTTCCCCAGTGATGGACATATTGTCAGTATTTAACACCGCATGGCAAAATCCGGCTGCCATCCATTGTGCCGTTAAAGTAGCCACCCGTTGCACCAATTCTTGATAAAATCGGGCATATTTCTCTTTCGGGTTTCCCGTACCCTGGGAAGTCAAGGGCGGTAGAGTATCATTGAGGTGGGGATAATAATGGGCGATCGCCCAATCTAAGAGTTTTTCAATTAAATCTTTTCGTCCTAAATAGTGCAACCGTTCAAAGGTGCCAAATCGAATATGAGATTCACTAAAGCGGATCATCACGGACGATCGCGTAGGAGAGGGTTCGTCTCCTCGCCACAATTGTTCGCCGGTTTCAACTAAGCTTAAACAGCGAGAGGTTCTAACTCCCATCCGATGCAACATTTCCGCTGCTAAAACTTCTCGGACTCCACCTTTTAGGGTTAACCGTCCATCAGCATGACGGGAATAAGGGGTTCTGCCACTGCCTTTGGTGCCAAAGTCGTAGAGTTTGCCATCAGTACCCCGGACTTGAGCGTAGACAAAACCCCGTCCATCGCCTAAATTGGGGTTATATTCTCCAAATTGATAGCCATGATAGCGCAGGGCTAAAAACGGTCGTACCCCCTGAAAATAACCAAAAGCTTCGATAAAATCTTCATCGGTTACGGTTGAGGATTCTAATCCTAATTTTTGTAATAATTCGTCATTGCGAAATCGGAGAAGATGCTGGGGAAATTCAGCAGCCGGAACGATATCGTAGTAGTCTTCACCCAAGGATTCTAGGGCAGTTTCAAGGTGCAGAGACAGAAATGGATTGGCGCGTTTTCGAGCTTGAGCAGAGTCAGCAACAGTCATAAAAGCAACGGTTCTTTACATTGTCTTGTTCTATTTTAATCTATTTTAATGTTTTGGAATGATAAATGAGGTGCAGTCCCACGGAAAGGCTTTCAGGGTGGGGTTTTTGGGGGTTTAAAACCTTTTGCAATAAAGTGTTACGGTTATTTACACCTCCAAGGTCGGGTGGTCAAGCTACAATACAAGTATGAGGTTTGCTTGAAGGAATCGACTAGAGTCGGGTGCTTGAGAAACCTATTAATTTTTGGATGAGGTAATCCGTCATGGCTCAAGTTTTAACTAGAACCCAAAGGCTCGCAAATACCCGGAATCATGGGTCAAATTCCGAGGGGAATCAAGGCAATACCATTCCCCTGAGCCTACGCATTGAAATGGCACGGGACGAAGCCAGGGCGATCGCAGCAGCAAAAGGCATTGAATCTCCCGAAAGTGCAGTAGCATGGGATATTGTCGAGGAACTCCTCAGCGTCGCAGCACACAGAAGAACCCAACAACCAAAATCGGCTTTTGAACGCTACTGTTTAGAGCATCCAGATGCTTCTGAAGCTAAGATTTACGATGTTTAATTCTCCAGTAAAATAGTTGATTTTGTGGCCCAATCTTACTCTCCAGATTGGGCTTTTTTTTATTTATTTTTTAGATTAAAAATTATTACAATTTTGGAAATTTAGTCAAAAATACGGTACTGCTGATCGCTTCAACTGCCGGAAACTCGGTTGTCAGCGATCGGCATCGAGGTCAAGTATGATCTCGATCGCAGGGTAGTCATGAATGCGATCGCACCCAAATCTCCCTCTTGCCGCCAGAATTGAAAGAATTATTTACGAACTCTCTTTAACCCTTATGAAAATTTTTGATAGCAAGCACCCCAAAACCCTGGAAGAATTATTTGGTGATATCTTGTTCTCCGGCCAAATGACAAAAACCGATCGCTATCGTCTGCGGACGGCAATCTTACGCAACTCCCTGACTGAGGAACATCAAGATATTATCAATCGCCTCATCTACAGCACTAAACGCGGCAGACTCCGCATGATGGATTAATCAAATTCGCACGGTTCACCAACCCAACATCACTTCCCCCGTTCGTAGTAACGACTTCAGTCGTTATCTTCAGCACTTCCCCCGTTCGTAGTAACGACTTCAGTCGTTATCTTCAGTCGTTCGCAACTATTCACCAACCCAACATCAGTCTCCCCGTTCGTAGTAACGACTTCAGTCGTTATCTTCAGTCGTTATCCAGCCGATCGCAGGTGCATCAGATCATCAGTTAACCAAATGAGTGAGTATATCTATCTGACGCACCTTGCCGCTTTCAATTTATTTTTCCCGTCACACTGATTCAGTAGTTTTTTCAGGCACCTCCGGTACAGGGTCATATCCCCCCGGATGTAACGGATGACAGCGCAACACCCGACGGAATGCCATCCACCCCCCCCGCCTGGGTCCAAAACGGTCGATCGCCTCGATTGCATATTGGGAACAAGTTGGATGAAATCGACAAGTAGGCGGAAATAACGGAGAAATTAACAGTCGATATCCTCGAATTAACCGAATCATCAGCCATTTCATAACTTAATCGAATAGAAAATTGCCAGGGTTTATTTATTTTGACTCGTTCTGGGACTCCCTAATCTCGGGAAGTCTTAAATTTTTTAGAGGTTGACGATCGCCCGATGGCCTCAATCCCCTACACTCATAGAAACCTTTAAGATATTTTAGTCATTGAATTCTGTGTTAACTTCCCTATTCCCATTAGAATCCATTTTACCCCTGGGGTTACAAGTAGCAGCCGTTGGGTTGTGGTTGGGGTTGCTACTGATTGTTGCTGAGGGGTTGCATCGTTTTACCCAAACTGATTCCGAAGTGGTTCGCAAAGTCGTTCATATTGGCACCGGCAATGTGATGTTGTTGGCATGGTGGCTACAGATTCCCGGTTGGGTGGCGATCGCTGCTTCTATTATAGCCGGGGCGATTGCCCTGATTTCTTACAAATTTCCGATTCTCCCGGGAATTAATAGTGTCGGACGCCAAAGTTTAGGAACATTTTTCTATGCCATTAGTATTGGCATCTTGGTGGCCTGGTTTTGGCCGTTAGAACTTCCTCAATATGCCGCGATCGGGATTTTAATCATGACTTATGGAGATGGTTTAGCCGCTTTAATCGGTCAGCGGTTCGGTCAGCATCCCTATCAACTTTGGGGAGAAAAGAAGAGTTTAGAAGGGTCCGCTACGATGGCTATAGTTAGTTTTATGGTCACCGCTTCTATCTTAGCCCTTGTAGAGGGAAATCTCTGGAATATTGGGTTAATTGCCCTTGGGGTGGCAGGGGTAGCGACCGTCTTAGAAGCGTTTTCTAAACTGGGAATTGATAATCTCACGGTTCCCATTGGGAGTGCAGCGTTCTGCTTTTTCTTGCATCAAGTTTTGTAAGGGTTGTCCCTGGAACTTCTCGTACTCTGGAGAGGTTTTTTATCAAATTCTCCATAAAAAGAACCCCATCGGTAAGGATAGGGTAGGGATGGGGTTCTTTTTATGTATTTCAACTAATTTCAACACTCAGTTTTTTTTACCCTCCTGTCCTAATAGGACCTAGGACCATTCTTCTTCTCGGTTGGGATCGCCGTCAAAGGGTTGAACCCCGGTTTCCGGATATTTGTCATCGTTGGGTCCAAAGATTCGAGCGGCTGCTTCTGAGACGTGTTGGAAAAAGTCACCAATGGTTTTTGAAAGGTTCATGATAAAACTCCTCATCAGGTTTATTTAGGTTAACCGAGTCAGCGATCGCAATCCCTAGACCTCGTTACTTTTTACTTTACCTGACTTCCCTAGGAAGCGGTCACTTTTGCAATATTTTTTAGGATAACTTATTAGTTCGCAATAGTTGAATCCCCGACTAAACTGGAATGGGGCGGGAGAATGGGTTTACAATTTGTTACGATTTTAAATCCCCAGTAATCCGCATTAAATTATAGCATATTTATCCTTAAATCCCGTCTTTTTGGGTCAATCTATACTCAGAGGAATACCCTCGGAAAAATATTACTTCTGATATTTTTAATGAATTCCACCATAACCCAGGGTGGAAAAATTGCTGAAAATCCCAGGAATTGTGAGCGATCGCTGACCTCAATCCGAGGATTTTTATCCGGACCCCGTGACAAATTTTGGTAAATGCCACTATAATTGAACCAACCCCTCTCAGCAAGGAAGCTGGCACATGGCAACTGCCACTGAACCGAATGATCTCAATCCGCAACCCCCTTTCCAAGCGGGTAAAGACGGATCAGAACTGACTGTTGTCCCGGAGGACTATAGTCTGTTGACCGATCTCTATCAATTGACAATGGCCGCCTGTTACACCGGGGAAGGTTTGGACGGCAGAACCGCCAGCTTTGAGCTGTTTGTTCGCAGACTTCCTGAAGGCTTTGGTTATTTAATTGCAATGGGGTTAGCTCAAGTTTTTGAGTACCTAGAGCAATTCCGGTTCACCGAGGTGCAGATAGCCAGTTTGCAAGCCACTGGAATTTTTTCCAGGGCCTCTGATAAATTTTGGTCCCTCTTGGCCGATGCAAGGTTTGAGGGTAATGTTTGGGCGGTTCCCGAGGGAACAGCAGTCTTTGCCAATGAACCATTACTCCGGGTGGAGGCTTCCCTGTGGCAAGCTCAAATCGTCGAAACCTATTTACTGAATACGATTAATTATCAGACCCTTGTCGCCACGCGATCGGCGCGTATTCGCGATGTCGCCGGTCCCGAAGCCTCAATTTTGGAGTTTGGTACCCGACGAGCCTTTAGTCCTCAAGCCTCGCTGTGGGCTGCACGAGCAGCTTTGGCCGCTGGAATGGATGCCACCTCGAATGTGTTAGCCGCACTTAAATTAGGTCGGAAACCTTCGGGAACGATGGCTCACGCTTTGGTGATGGCCCTCTCAGCGACGGAAGGGAGTGAGATGCAGGCGTTTCGAGCGTTCCAGCATTATTTTCCCGGTTCTCCCTTACTCATTGATACTTATGATCCGATTGAAGCCGCGCGGAAAATCGCCGATCGCCTCCAAGCGGGAGAAATGGAAGTGGGAGGAGTGCGCCTGGATTCCGGGGATTTGGTCCAATTGTCTAAACAGGTCCAAGAACTGCTTCCCGATGTCCCCATTTTTGTGAGTGGGGATTTGGATGAGTGGAAAATTGCTGACTTGAAAGCCTCGGGTTGTCCAATTGATGGCTTTGGCATCGGGACTAAGTTAGTCACAGGTACTCCCGTAAATGGGGTTTATAAAATTGTAGATATTGATGGCGTGCCGGTGATGAAAAATTCTAGTGGAAAAGTCAGCTATCCCGGACGGAAGCAGATTTTCCGACGCTATCAGGATGGACAGATTGCGGGCGATCGCCTGGGATTGGTCAGTGAATCGGTTCAACCGGGTGAAGTGCCGATGATGCAGCTACTTTTCAAAGAGGGAAAGCGGGTTCATCCTCCGGAAATGTTAGAGGCGATCGCCGAAAGAACCAGGCATTCCGTGGAGTCGCTTCCCCCAGAACTTCGCCGGAT
Protein-coding regions in this window:
- a CDS encoding protein adenylyltransferase SelO; the protein is MTVADSAQARKRANPFLSLHLETALESLGEDYYDIVPAAEFPQHLLRFRNDELLQKLGLESSTVTDEDFIEAFGYFQGVRPFLALRYHGYQFGEYNPNLGDGRGFVYAQVRGTDGKLYDFGTKGSGRTPYSRHADGRLTLKGGVREVLAAEMLHRMGVRTSRCLSLVETGEQLWRGDEPSPTRSSVMIRFSESHIRFGTFERLHYLGRKDLIEKLLDWAIAHYYPHLNDTLPPLTSQGTGNPKEKYARFYQELVQRVATLTAQWMAAGFCHAVLNTDNMSITGESFDYGPFAFIPTYNLKFTAAYFDYYGRYSYGNQPAICRWNLQMLQVPLKAVIDEADMEAALEEYYDHYNREYRQLMLSKLGFGKEMPEEAATELVQLTLQLLAESQVEYPEFFWQLRQQFCPEWRENSDCIFGTLETESELFASWQQAYFHLLQFVGTADLELMRERMAKYNPETVILRPKIEAVWEPIAQEDNWQPFYDLLDQIKRN
- a CDS encoding isochorismate synthase, which gives rise to MNLSKTIGDFFQHVSEAAARIFGPNDDKYPETGVQPFDGDPNREEEWS
- a CDS encoding nicotinate phosphoribosyltransferase, with protein sequence MATATEPNDLNPQPPFQAGKDGSELTVVPEDYSLLTDLYQLTMAACYTGEGLDGRTASFELFVRRLPEGFGYLIAMGLAQVFEYLEQFRFTEVQIASLQATGIFSRASDKFWSLLADARFEGNVWAVPEGTAVFANEPLLRVEASLWQAQIVETYLLNTINYQTLVATRSARIRDVAGPEASILEFGTRRAFSPQASLWAARAALAAGMDATSNVLAALKLGRKPSGTMAHALVMALSATEGSEMQAFRAFQHYFPGSPLLIDTYDPIEAARKIADRLQAGEMEVGGVRLDSGDLVQLSKQVQELLPDVPIFVSGDLDEWKIADLKASGCPIDGFGIGTKLVTGTPVNGVYKIVDIDGVPVMKNSSGKVSYPGRKQIFRRYQDGQIAGDRLGLVSESVQPGEVPMMQLLFKEGKRVHPPEMLEAIAERTRHSVESLPPELRRINHPRGASVEISTPLQTLTAETLQNYKM
- a CDS encoding Calvin cycle protein CP12 produces the protein MAQVLTRTQRLANTRNHGSNSEGNQGNTIPLSLRIEMARDEARAIAAAKGIESPESAVAWDIVEELLSVAAHRRTQQPKSAFERYCLEHPDASEAKIYDV
- a CDS encoding diacylglycerol/polyprenol kinase family protein; this encodes MLTSLFPLESILPLGLQVAAVGLWLGLLLIVAEGLHRFTQTDSEVVRKVVHIGTGNVMLLAWWLQIPGWVAIAASIIAGAIALISYKFPILPGINSVGRQSLGTFFYAISIGILVAWFWPLELPQYAAIGILIMTYGDGLAALIGQRFGQHPYQLWGEKKSLEGSATMAIVSFMVTASILALVEGNLWNIGLIALGVAGVATVLEAFSKLGIDNLTVPIGSAAFCFFLHQVL
- the yidD gene encoding membrane protein insertion efficiency factor YidD, which codes for MKWLMIRLIRGYRLLISPLFPPTCRFHPTCSQYAIEAIDRFGPRRGGWMAFRRVLRCHPLHPGGYDPVPEVPEKTTESV